The DNA window TTTAGTTTGGGTCTAAATGAGACCCCTCAAACCTCCCTGCCCTTAGCGAGGGGTTAAACTGTTGGAACCCTCGCCCTTCAGGGCGGGGAGGAGGTCAGCTGTCTCCTCGCCGAGCCTATGAGCGAAAGGTTCTCGTTCACCCTCTCCGTGTAGTGCCTCACTACGGTGTGGCAGTGGGTGTTGCCCTTTGAATCCGTGTGGCACTCCTGCTCGCGCTTCATGTACTTCACCGTTCCCTCGACGTGCACTCTTCCGGCCCAGTAGGGGGTGTAGTGCCCCTCTATCCCAACTACCTGAATGTCTTCCTTTATTCTCCTCAGGTCGAAGTCCCCCTCGACCCTCTTCCAGAAAGCTTGAGCTATCGCGTTTTTATCAAGGGAAGGGACGATGTAGATGTTCTTGGTCTTTATGTTGCCGCTTATGTGGTTCGGAAAGCCGCAGTAGGGGCAGACTGCTATTATCGTCTCGGGAGAAACCTCAAGCGGTGCCCCACAGCGCTCACACCTGAAGGTAAACTCCTCTATGTTCACCACTCTCATTGTTAGTAATCTTCCAAGATATTTAAGCTTACCTGAGATGGGTAACAGGGGATTTATGGTACGTCACATAGATGGGTAATTATGAAAAATTTTGGGGAAAACTTTAAAAGGAGTTCTATATTCATCCTCAAGTCGTTCGAAGAACTGACTAACAATGCTTTAAATTCATCTGATTAGTTCTGTATGGGTGAATAACTGGAAAATATCTCAAACTTGGAGGTGGTTGGGATGAGCATGGAAGTTGTGAACGCTGTCATCGCTGGGATTGGGTTCCAGAACCCGATGGAGAAACTCTATAGGCTGTGGCCAAGGATAGCGGAAGCCTTGAGCATTAGCGCAGTTCCCCACCTTGTGGGAGAAGCATCGGCAGAAGGGCTTGACATGGACGTCGTGTTCTTCGCCGAGGCGAAGGAACTGATCTTTGACGACGAAGAAGGAAGAAAGTTCATAGTCCCGCTTGAGCCAAGGGGAGGCGTTGAGGGAGCATATATTCGGCTAATAAAAGCCCTGGGGGCAGTCTAATGAAGAGAAAGCAGACTGAGATCGAGATAAACGCTTCGAAAGAGGCTGTCGAGGAAGTTCTCAGCGATCCTGCACAGTTCATAACGAACTGGCCGTACGTAGTGAGAGTCAGCAGGAAAAAAGGCCTGAGTGCAGAGATAATGCTTCCCAGGTTCGTCTTCAAGTTCAGGGACACCTACTCTTTCGAATATCACAAGGACTACAATAGCCACATTTATGATGGTACTGGAAACAAAAGCATGCTTGTGCTCGTAGTCACACTCAACAAAACGAGAAGGAAAGTTAAAGCCCTGCTGGAGCTGTCATACAAAGGTAGAGGAGGACTCTTCCTTGGAAAGACGCTCCAGGACATGGTTGAAGGAATAGCCAGGACGCTGAAGGAGCTCGCTGAGAGCGTAACCTCTGCTGCAAAAGTTCCCGAGCCAACCCCATCCTTAAGGAAGGAGCTGGCACTTAAGGTAGACTTCTCAGACCCGATGAGCGTGGCAACTTTCCTCTCAAAGTCCCGCATGGCACACAGCGGACTTCACGTGATAAGCCCTGGCGAGCTTGCGAACCTCCTTGGAGAGCTCCGCTCCAAGCTCAACTCAAGCGTCCTCTACGTCTCGGGAATAACCCAAGACGGAACGAGCTCCTTCAAGGTCCTCCTCGACGGCAGTCAGATACTTGCCATTGAATACCGTGGAAACGAAGGTGTTGAGGTCATCAAGGTCACCGATGAGGCGAGCGCCAAGAAGGCCCTCAATGTGATTTCCAAGATAAGTGGAGCGTATATGGTGAACGTTTGGGTTCCGGTTGGAGGTGTTTGAAATGATAAGGAACATGAACAGCTATCCCCTCTACGATGATGGCGAGCACAAGGTCCTGTGGCTTGGAATAGAGGAGGCTGAGGACGAGAAGGGAATCCTCACCAACCAGTACCTCGTCATAGACGGCAGCGAGGCGGCCTTAATAGAGCCGGGAGGGTTTTTCGTCTTCAGCAGGGTTCTCAAGAACGTCTCGGCCCACATCAATCCGACCCAGATAAAGTACCTCCTATACTCCCACCAGGACCCCGACGTCATAGCGGGCCTCAACCTGTGGTTCGAGTATGCGCCCCTCGCCAAGATTGGAATCTCTGAACTGTGGGTTCGCTTCCTGCCCCACCTCGCCGTCATGAGCGCGGGAAGGACGATCGGAATCCCCGACAAGGGAATGGAGTTCCAGGTTGGAAACTCAAAGATACGGGCCGTTCCTGCCCACTACCTCCACAGCCCGGGCAACTTCGGCTTCTACGACGAGAAGAGCGGCATACTCTTCAGCTCGGACATCGGTGCGGCCACGTTCCCGGAGGGGGAGTGGTACCTCTTCGTCGAGGACTTCGAGGAACATGAAAAGTATATGGAAGGGTTCCACAGGCGCTACATGAGTTCAACAAAGGCTCTGAGGGCATGGGTAAGGCACGTAAGAAAACTGAACCCGACGATGATAGCTCCTCAGCACGGTGCAATATTCCAGGACGAGAACGTTGGCAAGTTCCTCGACTGGCTGGAGAACCTCGAAGTCGGAATAGACGTGTTTGAGAAGGAATTCTACGAGGATTGAGCACCCTATACCATCTTTTTTACAAGCTCCACGAGCTCCCAGAGGTCTTTCACGTGATAGTCTGCTCCTTCAACCTTTCCAAACCTGATCACGTTTACCGCCCTAACTCCCACACCGTGCGCTGCCAGGACATCGCTTGAGCTATCACCCACAACCATAGCTTCATCTGGGCGGAGGTTCAGTTTTTCAAGGGCCTTCTGGATCAGATAG is part of the Thermococcus stetteri genome and encodes:
- a CDS encoding oxygen-binding di-iron domain-containing protein, whose translation is MIRNMNSYPLYDDGEHKVLWLGIEEAEDEKGILTNQYLVIDGSEAALIEPGGFFVFSRVLKNVSAHINPTQIKYLLYSHQDPDVIAGLNLWFEYAPLAKIGISELWVRFLPHLAVMSAGRTIGIPDKGMEFQVGNSKIRAVPAHYLHSPGNFGFYDEKSGILFSSDIGAATFPEGEWYLFVEDFEEHEKYMEGFHRRYMSSTKALRAWVRHVRKLNPTMIAPQHGAIFQDENVGKFLDWLENLEVGIDVFEKEFYED